One region of Xylanivirga thermophila genomic DNA includes:
- a CDS encoding extracellular solute-binding protein, giving the protein MKKRMLLVVLSLALVFSMIFTSCGKDQNSQTANQGSDTNSQNKGSENGDDTKPVKLSIFINMDWYWVDSFGGRPVDDEITKKTGVTLDVTKAADQQQQLAVLIGSGDLPDMVYNGTKKLEPELVKNCYSYNELIEKYAPDFEVDPIIVANNTMPDGNFYCIKNNYSTPEEYAEENPRFVATPGASTLHIRKDIMEELGNPELNTLDDLEEVLVKVTEKHPDMNALALGPDGYGESYFKMAFGLQSGSNGVYEEDGKIKYMVRDPKYIETYKYLNRLYRKGCIKPESLIYKYEDYQQAITSGNVFAAARAVDESGKANRVFKEAGLPYKMAIVNKMLNEEGGTVNDNIGWAGVYITKNCKQPDRAIKFVQFLRSDEGQKLSCWGIEGEHYTLTPEGYPEMTSEMKELYQDYDNMVRTVGNMAWAFGVSEKTEGIWNYTGDETSDWLRTVKESVKEFKPVYNFVVPKEDIDETTIYSKIVDFEKTQTVKLISAETEEKFTAAYNDLVKKLEAMGLSKLEDWMTNKYDEVKDRYK; this is encoded by the coding sequence ATGAAAAAAAGGATGCTACTAGTTGTTTTGTCGCTTGCACTTGTATTTTCTATGATTTTTACATCATGCGGTAAAGACCAAAATTCGCAGACTGCCAATCAAGGGTCTGACACCAATTCACAAAATAAGGGTAGTGAAAATGGCGATGATACAAAACCAGTTAAATTATCTATATTTATCAACATGGATTGGTATTGGGTTGATTCATTTGGTGGACGGCCTGTGGATGATGAGATCACAAAGAAGACTGGTGTGACCTTAGATGTGACAAAAGCAGCGGACCAACAACAGCAACTAGCTGTATTGATTGGCTCTGGAGATCTACCTGATATGGTATACAATGGTACTAAAAAATTAGAACCTGAGCTAGTAAAAAACTGTTATTCCTATAATGAGCTGATAGAAAAATATGCTCCAGATTTTGAAGTAGATCCCATAATAGTTGCAAATAATACAATGCCAGATGGTAACTTCTATTGTATAAAGAACAACTATTCTACTCCTGAGGAGTATGCTGAAGAGAATCCGCGTTTTGTCGCAACTCCTGGAGCAAGTACCCTTCATATTCGGAAAGATATAATGGAGGAGCTAGGGAACCCTGAATTAAATACACTAGATGATCTTGAAGAAGTGCTTGTAAAGGTAACTGAAAAGCATCCTGATATGAATGCTTTGGCACTTGGACCTGATGGATACGGCGAATCATATTTTAAGATGGCGTTTGGCCTGCAATCAGGTAGTAATGGAGTATATGAAGAAGATGGCAAGATAAAATATATGGTGAGGGATCCTAAGTATATTGAGACATATAAATATTTAAATCGTTTATATCGTAAAGGATGTATAAAACCTGAATCTCTAATCTATAAATATGAGGACTACCAACAGGCTATTACAAGTGGCAATGTATTTGCTGCAGCACGTGCTGTAGATGAGTCTGGTAAGGCGAACAGAGTATTTAAAGAGGCAGGTCTTCCCTATAAGATGGCTATAGTGAATAAGATGCTAAACGAAGAAGGAGGAACTGTAAATGACAATATAGGTTGGGCAGGTGTATATATTACAAAGAATTGTAAGCAACCAGATAGGGCAATTAAATTTGTACAATTTTTAAGAAGCGATGAAGGGCAGAAGCTATCCTGTTGGGGTATAGAAGGTGAACATTATACTCTAACACCTGAAGGATATCCTGAGATGACATCTGAAATGAAAGAACTATATCAAGATTATGACAATATGGTGAGGACTGTAGGGAATATGGCATGGGCATTTGGTGTATCTGAAAAGACTGAAGGCATATGGAACTATACAGGTGATGAGACATCTGATTGGCTTAGGACGGTTAAAGAGAGTGTCAAAGAGTTTAAGCCTGTATATAACTTTGTAGTACCTAAGGAAGATATTGATGAGACCACTATATATTCCAAGATTGTAGATTTTGAAAAGACCCAAACAGTTAAATTGATAAGTGCAGAGACAGAAGAAAAATTTACAGCAGCATATAATGATCTTGTAAAAAAGCTTGAAGCCATGGGTCTTTCCAAGTTAGAGGATTGGATGACAAATAAATACGATGAAGTAAAGGATCGTTATAAATAA
- a CDS encoding carbohydrate ABC transporter permease, with product MVKRQKKDIVFDVVNYVLLILIAFITIYPFYYILVISFNSGLDAARGGIYFWPRAFTLDNYRKIISDDKWVNAFGISVFRTVVGTALSVFFTSMVAYGLSYKKLLFRNGYYRILIFSMYFSGGLIPYYVLLRSLGLLNTVWVYIIPSLLSQFMVLIMISFFNEISPSLSESAHIDGANDLQIFLKIILPISKPVLATATLFAAVGHWNAWMDSAYYVSDSKLRTMSYLMMEIINRSQAANVGDMQQNFRSATNITTKSLQAAVIIISTVPILVTYPFLQKYFVKGIMLGSVKE from the coding sequence ATGGTGAAAAGACAAAAGAAAGACATTGTTTTTGATGTAGTAAATTATGTTTTACTGATTTTAATAGCCTTTATTACCATATATCCATTCTATTATATATTGGTAATATCGTTTAACTCGGGTCTAGATGCAGCCAGAGGAGGTATATACTTTTGGCCTAGGGCATTTACGTTAGATAACTATAGGAAGATAATATCTGACGATAAATGGGTGAATGCATTTGGAATTTCAGTATTTAGAACTGTTGTAGGAACTGCATTATCTGTATTTTTTACAAGTATGGTAGCTTATGGACTTTCTTATAAAAAACTCTTATTTAGAAATGGCTATTATCGTATACTGATATTTTCAATGTACTTTTCTGGAGGTCTAATACCATACTATGTATTATTGCGGTCCCTTGGACTATTAAATACAGTATGGGTATATATAATACCTTCCCTTTTAAGTCAGTTTATGGTCTTGATAATGATCTCATTTTTTAATGAGATATCTCCTTCATTGAGTGAATCGGCCCATATTGATGGGGCAAATGATCTACAGATTTTCTTAAAGATAATTCTACCCATTTCAAAACCGGTATTGGCTACGGCTACACTGTTTGCTGCAGTTGGGCATTGGAATGCTTGGATGGACTCTGCCTACTATGTTTCAGACTCAAAGCTTAGGACCATGTCATATTTGATGATGGAGATAATCAATAGGAGTCAAGCAGCAAATGTCGGGGATATGCAACAGAATTTCAGAAGTGCTACTAATATCACCACCAAGTCTTTGCAAGCTGCTGTAATTATTATATCTACAGTCCCCATACTCGTGACTTATCCTTTCCTTCAAAAATATTTTGTAAAGGGAATTATGCTAGGGTCTGTTAAAGAATAA